From ANME-2 cluster archaeon, the proteins below share one genomic window:
- the mcrA gene encoding coenzyme-B sulfoethylthiotransferase subunit alpha produces the protein MATENFNNEATAKKHFVTAMEVKYGKEWGSNQQADDIQQTTAKYLRLGTAQNPRKMEMAKIGAEITKKRGLQAYDPLLHLAGIPLGQRQLTPYTLGGTDIVCDGDDLHYVNNAAMQQEWDDIRRTCVVGLDLAHETLEKRLGKEVTPESINYYLEVLNHAMPGAAIVQEHMVETHPAMVDDCYVKVFTGDDALKDELDPQFVIDIDKMFRPDHAAQIKASIGKSSFQAVHIPTVVSRTADGGQTSRWMAMQVGMSFISAYHMCAGEAAVADLAFTAKHAGLIEMSEMLPARRARGPNEPGGLSFGHMCDIVQTSRKFRDDPCKIALETCAAAMMLYDQIWLGGYMSGGVGFTMYATAAYTNNTVDDNLYADTEYGWDTYGTGIGNCKEPTIDIIRDIGTWGSLYGLELYENYPTALEDHFGGSQRATVISTATGAACAITTGNSNAGLSAWYLSMYLHKEAHGRLGFFGYDLQDQCGATNVFSYQSDEGLLAEMRGANYPNYAMNVGHQGGYTTVCTGGYTGRGDGFAINPLVKTCFADDLMNFDFVEVRECFGKGALREYDRCAGERAFVIPAK, from the coding sequence ATGGCAACAGAAAATTTTAATAACGAAGCTACTGCCAAAAAGCACTTCGTAACTGCAATGGAAGTAAAATACGGCAAGGAATGGGGCAGCAACCAGCAGGCTGACGACATCCAGCAAACCACAGCAAAGTACCTGAGACTGGGTACTGCGCAGAACCCAAGGAAGATGGAGATGGCCAAGATCGGTGCAGAGATCACAAAGAAGCGTGGTCTACAGGCATATGATCCCCTGCTTCACCTGGCTGGTATCCCACTGGGTCAGAGACAGTTGACCCCGTATACCCTTGGCGGAACAGATATTGTATGTGATGGCGACGACCTCCACTATGTCAACAATGCTGCAATGCAGCAGGAATGGGATGACATCAGGAGAACCTGCGTCGTAGGTCTGGACCTGGCTCATGAGACTCTAGAAAAGAGGCTGGGCAAGGAAGTCACACCTGAGAGTATCAACTACTATCTGGAAGTACTGAACCACGCAATGCCTGGTGCAGCTATCGTCCAGGAACACATGGTTGAGACCCACCCCGCAATGGTGGATGACTGCTATGTAAAGGTCTTCACAGGTGACGATGCCCTGAAAGACGAACTGGATCCCCAGTTCGTGATCGACATCGACAAGATGTTCAGACCAGACCATGCAGCCCAGATCAAAGCTTCAATAGGCAAGTCTTCATTCCAGGCAGTGCATATCCCAACAGTAGTCTCAAGGACTGCTGATGGTGGCCAGACATCCAGGTGGATGGCAATGCAGGTCGGTATGTCATTCATCAGTGCATATCATATGTGCGCTGGTGAGGCAGCAGTCGCTGATCTGGCATTCACAGCAAAGCACGCTGGCCTGATAGAGATGTCAGAGATGCTTCCCGCAAGGCGGGCAAGAGGACCTAACGAGCCCGGTGGTCTTTCCTTCGGTCATATGTGCGATATCGTACAGACCTCAAGGAAGTTCAGGGACGATCCATGTAAGATCGCTCTTGAGACCTGTGCAGCAGCAATGATGCTGTACGACCAGATATGGCTCGGTGGTTACATGAGCGGTGGTGTCGGTTTCACTATGTATGCAACAGCAGCATATACCAACAACACTGTTGATGACAACCTGTATGCAGACACCGAGTATGGCTGGGATACATATGGTACAGGCATAGGCAACTGCAAAGAGCCAACCATTGATATCATAAGGGATATCGGTACCTGGGGTTCACTGTACGGTCTTGAACTGTACGAAAACTACCCGACAGCCCTGGAAGATCACTTCGGTGGTTCCCAGAGAGCAACTGTAATCTCAACTGCAACCGGAGCAGCCTGCGCAATCACAACAGGTAACTCCAATGCCGGTCTGTCAGCCTGGTATCTGTCCATGTACCTCCATAAAGAGGCACACGGTAGACTGGGCTTCTTCGGATACGATCTGCAGGATCAGTGCGGTGCAACTAACGTGTTCTCCTATCAGTCCGATGAGGGTCTGTTAGCTGAGATGAGAGGAGCAAACTACCCCAACTACGCCATGAATGTGGGTCACCAGGGCGGTTATACAACCGTTTGTACAGGTGGCTATACAGGCAGGGGAGATGGCTTCGCAATCAACCCACTGGTTAAGACATGCTTCGCCGATGACCTCATGAACTTCGACTTTGTCGAGGTCAGGGAGTGCTTCGGTAAGGGTGCACTTAGAGAGTACGACAGGTGCGCTGGCGAGCGAGCATTCGTCATTCCAGCAAAATAA
- the mcrG gene encoding coenzyme-B sulfoethylthiotransferase subunit gamma, with translation MAYKPQYYPGSTSVAENRRNHMSNNVQKVREISDEDLTACLGHRAPGSDYPSTHPPLAEMGEPDCPVRQMVTPTPGTAAGDRVRYVQWADSMYNAPAVPYWRSYHAAINHRGVDPGTLSGRQVVEARERDMEAVAKEQMETDMTCPGLAGLRGATVHGHSCRLQEDGVMFDMIDRRRLEGDVIIQDKDQVGVPLDRKVNLGKPMTTAEANKKTTFYRVGNVAYRDDPEAIEWLQKIWELRTIYGYQPK, from the coding sequence ATGGCATATAAACCACAATATTATCCCGGCAGCACTTCCGTTGCTGAGAATAGAAGAAACCACATGTCAAACAACGTTCAAAAAGTCAGAGAGATCTCTGATGAAGATTTGACCGCTTGTCTTGGCCACAGAGCACCAGGTAGTGACTACCCAAGTACACATCCACCTCTTGCAGAGATGGGTGAACCTGATTGCCCAGTTAGACAGATGGTAACCCCAACACCAGGTACAGCAGCAGGCGACCGGGTAAGGTACGTCCAGTGGGCAGACTCCATGTATAATGCACCAGCAGTGCCATACTGGAGATCATACCACGCTGCGATCAACCACAGAGGTGTGGACCCCGGTACACTGTCCGGCAGGCAGGTTGTCGAGGCTCGAGAGAGAGATATGGAAGCAGTTGCCAAGGAACAGATGGAAACTGATATGACATGTCCGGGTCTTGCTGGCCTTAGAGGCGCAACCGTGCACGGTCACTCTTGCAGACTGCAGGAAGATGGTGTCATGTTTGATATGATCGACAGGCGCAGACTTGAGGGTGATGTTATCATCCAGGATAAGGATCAGGTAGGTGTTCCTCTTGACAGGAAGGTCAATCTGGGCAAGCCCATGACCACTGCCGAGGCAAATAAGAAGACCACATTCTACAGAGTTGGTAACGTGGCCTACAGAGACGATCCTGAAGCTATTGAATGGCTGCAGAAAATCTGGGAACTGAGAACCATATATGGGTATCAGCCCAAATAA